The following are from one region of the Salicibibacter kimchii genome:
- a CDS encoding FtsW/RodA/SpoVE family cell cycle protein, translating into MKPYNNEKQYDINMMFVLFIFAVVSCFYVYLAQQQEQYDTNFVIMQMVFYIFAFLIAFAVLHFDFEYYLNLHWIFYGFGLFMLVVLLLAPDSIAPETEGATRWFNLGPVNLQPSEFMKVFVIITLSSLIYRHNNMFTPKELQSDMWLLTKMGAVILPPIILLYFQPDMGMVMMMVAIAVGLTLVSGMSYKLLSILYGVPALLFGAFIVAYFRFPEIVQRLLFDHMADYQVNRFHGWLRPLENPDHGFQVAQAMTAIGSGGLTGSSEHNVYFPEAHTDLIFAVIGMETGFIGTAIVITLYFVLFYQIMMTAIRSHHSFGTYICAGVIALFTFQVFQNIGMNIGLLPVTGFTLPLISYGGSSLVSSMLALGLVLGVRYHSKSYFFEEE; encoded by the coding sequence GTGAAACCGTACAATAACGAAAAACAATACGATATCAATATGATGTTCGTGCTGTTCATTTTTGCTGTCGTGAGTTGTTTTTATGTCTATTTGGCTCAGCAGCAGGAGCAATATGATACAAATTTCGTCATTATGCAGATGGTATTTTATATCTTTGCATTTCTTATAGCATTTGCCGTTTTACACTTTGACTTTGAGTATTATTTGAATTTGCACTGGATTTTTTATGGTTTTGGGTTGTTCATGTTAGTCGTGTTGCTGCTTGCGCCTGATAGTATAGCTCCGGAAACCGAGGGGGCAACAAGGTGGTTTAACTTAGGCCCGGTTAACCTTCAACCGTCGGAGTTTATGAAAGTGTTTGTCATTATAACTCTTAGTTCGCTCATTTATCGGCATAATAACATGTTCACACCTAAAGAGCTCCAATCGGATATGTGGTTGCTCACGAAAATGGGAGCCGTTATTCTACCGCCAATCATTTTATTATATTTTCAGCCCGATATGGGCATGGTCATGATGATGGTCGCGATTGCCGTCGGCTTGACTCTGGTATCCGGGATGTCTTATAAGTTACTGTCCATTTTATACGGGGTTCCCGCGCTTTTATTTGGTGCATTTATTGTTGCATACTTTCGTTTTCCGGAGATAGTACAGCGATTATTGTTTGATCATATGGCAGATTATCAAGTTAATCGTTTTCATGGGTGGCTGCGGCCTTTGGAAAATCCGGATCACGGCTTTCAAGTGGCACAAGCGATGACAGCCATCGGATCGGGTGGCTTGACCGGCAGTTCTGAGCACAATGTTTATTTTCCCGAGGCCCACACGGATTTAATCTTTGCCGTTATCGGGATGGAGACGGGCTTTATCGGAACCGCGATTGTGATTACCCTTTATTTTGTTTTGTTCTATCAAATTATGATGACAGCCATCCGCAGCCACCATAGTTTTGGCACGTATATATGTGCAGGGGTCATTGCCCTTTTTACGTTCCAAGTATTCCAAAACATCGGCATGAATATTGGCTTATTGCCTGTCACCGGCTTTACGCTTCCGCTCATAAGCTACGGAGGAAGCTCGTTGGTAAGTTCTATGCTTGCGCTTGGTCTTGTTCTCGGTGTTCGGTATCATTCGAAATCGTATTTCTTCGAGGAAGAATAA
- a CDS encoding polysaccharide deacetylase family protein: MKKKWIFFIMLPFLCFGMGSDAVQADGYEPPSMRGGSEEDVRNPDPVSIAQLQMQFPGVVFFQGDPTSNKIALTFDDGPDPRFTEPILNTLKAYDVPATFFVMGARAEAYPEFLQRMDEEGHDVGNHTFWHPNLAEESVGQVEWEVAQTEEIIEDAIGYRPRLFRPPYGNVTVEQTERLAALDNVVIGWSVDSMDWEQIPANEITANVLDMTGGGDVILMHDGGDWTQEIQTPEALETIIPELQDQGYEFVTVSTMFDIPNEK; encoded by the coding sequence GTGAAGAAAAAATGGATTTTTTTCATTATGCTGCCCTTCCTATGCTTTGGTATGGGATCGGACGCAGTGCAGGCCGATGGTTATGAGCCTCCGTCCATGCGAGGCGGCAGTGAAGAAGACGTGCGAAACCCTGACCCTGTTTCCATTGCGCAGTTACAAATGCAATTTCCGGGGGTCGTTTTTTTTCAGGGAGATCCGACGAGCAATAAGATTGCGCTTACGTTTGACGATGGCCCTGACCCTCGTTTTACCGAGCCCATCCTTAATACGCTGAAAGCCTATGATGTCCCGGCCACTTTTTTTGTAATGGGGGCACGGGCGGAAGCTTATCCGGAGTTTTTGCAGCGGATGGATGAGGAAGGGCACGACGTTGGCAACCATACATTCTGGCATCCGAACCTTGCAGAGGAAAGCGTGGGGCAAGTGGAATGGGAAGTGGCACAGACGGAGGAAATCATTGAAGATGCGATTGGGTACCGTCCGCGTCTGTTTCGTCCACCGTATGGCAATGTGACCGTAGAGCAAACCGAGCGGCTCGCTGCACTGGATAACGTCGTCATCGGATGGTCTGTCGATTCCATGGATTGGGAGCAAATCCCCGCGAATGAAATAACCGCGAATGTGCTTGATATGACCGGTGGCGGGGACGTCATACTTATGCATGACGGCGGCGATTGGACGCAGGAGATCCAAACGCCCGAAGCTTTGGAGACCATCATTCCGGAATTGCAAGACCAAGGATATGAATTCGTAACGGTATCGACGATGTTTGACATTCCGAATGAAAAATGA
- a CDS encoding chemotaxis protein CheW, with product MPTDTAQEKIVIFELNGEEYGLEVSRVQSIERMLPLTRVPGAPRPDIAGVMNLRGKITPVIDLRLCLGVEAAPYDKQTRILVVLGNDGAVGFIVDRANDLLDITETEIEGIPAGREDETYGLFQGVINRDPRIITLLETDKVLQ from the coding sequence GTGCCAACAGATACTGCTCAAGAGAAAATCGTTATCTTTGAATTGAATGGGGAAGAATATGGGTTGGAGGTCAGTCGTGTGCAATCGATCGAACGCATGCTCCCTCTCACCCGTGTCCCCGGGGCTCCCCGCCCCGATATTGCCGGTGTGATGAATTTGCGCGGGAAGATCACTCCTGTCATCGACCTCAGGCTCTGTTTAGGGGTTGAAGCTGCTCCATACGATAAGCAGACGCGCATACTGGTGGTTCTCGGAAATGATGGGGCAGTCGGCTTCATTGTTGATCGGGCAAATGACCTTTTGGATATTACCGAAACGGAGATAGAGGGAATCCCTGCTGGCCGCGAAGACGAAACCTACGGATTGTTTCAGGGTGTGATAAACAGAGACCCACGAATCATAACGTTACTGGAGACGGATAAAGTGCTTCAATGA
- a CDS encoding chemotaxis protein CheA gives MAQSNYLQLFIDEGREHVQNMNDHLLQLEKNPTALPIIEEVFRSAHTLKGMAASMEFQDLATLTHAMENVLDVLRNETGKATSEMFDEVFNAVDAVEEMIDDIAEGGNGSRDIDPHLAHLKALTSEDVDETAATVEITQSLSYDEFEQTVLDQSVEQGYTPYEITITLDASTLLKAARVHMAFQALGDHGEVIKASPPVEELEEENFEHTFTVAFISTKSIEELKAILYNVSEIASVEIEAITDRLMQREENFEQEESDTERFTGKNETKRTIKINVERLDTLMNLFEEWIVDRGRLERTAQSLQNQALTETVERMSRISTDLQAVILNMRMMPVENVFNRFPRMVRKVSKDLGKKIKMEIEGEKTELDRSIIDEIGDPLVHLLRNSIDHGIELPEHRLAAGKNEEGTVRLSAYHSDNHVYIQVSDDGAGIDKEKLVNKAISQGIIAEEDAKTMTAPEKYQLLFSSGFSTAEEITDVSGRGVGLDVVRQTFESLGGVVSVDAEPGQGSVFSVQLPLTLSIIEALLVQVENETYGIPISAITETMIISETDIHKTYHQEVIEFRGTLIPLLFLHDVFQVPKAVGDSHYEPFYDVIIVQKGKRYTGLVVDAFIGHHEVVLKSLGNFLLETFAISGATVIGDGEVALIIDTNALVK, from the coding sequence ATGGCACAATCGAATTACTTGCAATTGTTTATCGATGAAGGGCGGGAGCATGTTCAAAATATGAACGACCATTTATTGCAGTTGGAAAAAAATCCAACCGCGCTCCCTATCATTGAAGAAGTTTTCCGTTCTGCCCATACGTTAAAAGGGATGGCGGCATCGATGGAGTTTCAGGATCTTGCCACGCTTACCCACGCGATGGAAAATGTACTGGATGTGCTTCGAAATGAAACAGGGAAGGCCACGTCTGAAATGTTTGATGAGGTCTTTAACGCTGTTGATGCTGTCGAGGAAATGATTGATGACATTGCCGAAGGCGGAAATGGCAGCCGAGACATTGACCCTCATCTCGCTCACCTAAAAGCGCTGACGTCGGAGGATGTGGATGAGACAGCGGCGACGGTCGAAATAACGCAATCGCTCTCCTACGATGAATTCGAGCAGACCGTGTTGGACCAATCTGTAGAACAAGGCTATACCCCCTATGAAATAACGATTACTTTGGATGCCTCCACTCTATTGAAAGCGGCGCGGGTGCATATGGCATTTCAAGCGCTGGGGGACCACGGAGAGGTTATTAAAGCCAGTCCACCCGTAGAGGAATTGGAAGAGGAGAATTTTGAGCATACGTTTACGGTTGCTTTTATATCGACAAAAAGCATTGAAGAGCTGAAGGCCATCCTATATAATGTGTCGGAAATCGCCTCGGTGGAAATCGAAGCGATTACGGATAGACTCATGCAACGAGAAGAAAATTTTGAACAAGAAGAAAGTGATACAGAGCGTTTCACGGGAAAAAATGAAACGAAGCGAACGATAAAAATAAATGTGGAGCGTTTGGATACGCTGATGAATTTGTTTGAAGAATGGATCGTGGATCGCGGGCGGTTGGAAAGGACCGCGCAATCGTTGCAAAATCAAGCGCTAACGGAAACAGTAGAGCGAATGAGCCGAATATCTACTGATTTGCAAGCGGTTATTTTGAACATGCGCATGATGCCTGTCGAAAATGTTTTTAATCGTTTTCCGCGTATGGTGCGAAAGGTGTCCAAAGATCTTGGGAAGAAAATAAAGATGGAGATCGAAGGGGAAAAAACGGAACTGGACCGTTCTATCATCGATGAAATTGGGGATCCGCTTGTTCACTTGTTGAGAAATTCAATCGATCACGGAATTGAATTGCCCGAACATCGGTTGGCAGCCGGTAAAAATGAAGAAGGAACCGTCCGTCTCAGCGCTTATCATAGCGACAATCATGTGTACATACAGGTTTCGGACGATGGCGCGGGCATTGATAAGGAAAAGCTCGTTAACAAAGCAATTAGCCAAGGGATTATCGCTGAAGAAGACGCAAAAACGATGACGGCCCCCGAGAAGTACCAATTATTGTTTTCCTCGGGATTCAGCACAGCCGAAGAAATTACAGATGTATCGGGGAGAGGGGTTGGCCTTGATGTCGTCCGGCAAACATTCGAATCGCTTGGCGGTGTCGTTTCCGTCGATGCCGAACCGGGGCAAGGGTCCGTTTTTTCCGTGCAGTTGCCATTGACGCTCTCCATCATTGAAGCTTTACTCGTCCAAGTGGAAAATGAAACCTATGGCATTCCCATTTCTGCAATTACGGAAACGATGATCATTTCGGAAACGGACATCCATAAAACCTACCACCAGGAAGTCATTGAATTCAGGGGGACCCTCATACCGCTTCTCTTTTTGCATGACGTTTTTCAGGTGCCAAAGGCGGTGGGAGATTCACATTACGAACCTTTTTATGACGTTATTATCGTGCAAAAAGGAAAACGATACACGGGGCTCGTTGTGGATGCGTTTATCGGCCATCATGAAGTGGTGTTAAAATCACTTGGCAACTTTTTATTGGAAACGTTCGCGATTTCGGGTGCCACGGTTATAGGCGACGGTGAAGTAGCGTTAATTATTGACACGAACGCGCTCGTTAAATAA
- a CDS encoding superoxide dismutase family protein, with product MKKNFLPFVFIGAFSILLAACSSEDLEEDNESLDTPDNGEDNGEVQEMDEEDAVAEDVEEPEAIAELHDANEEPVGTVNFHERDGNTRITAEAENLDPGFHGFHIHEEGVCEPDAEEGPFDTAEGHYSPEDNEHGEHAGDLPPLYVKEDGAVEMSIESDRFTPDELVEEETAMIIHSNPDNFAHIPDRYTSEEQDESGPDEDTLDTGDAGDRVACAVIETP from the coding sequence ATGAAGAAAAATTTTTTACCTTTCGTATTCATAGGTGCTTTCTCCATCCTACTGGCTGCATGCTCGTCGGAAGATTTGGAAGAAGATAATGAGTCATTGGATACGCCGGATAATGGCGAGGACAATGGCGAAGTGCAAGAAATGGATGAGGAGGATGCGGTCGCAGAAGACGTAGAAGAACCGGAGGCGATCGCCGAGTTGCATGATGCAAATGAAGAACCGGTGGGAACGGTGAATTTTCATGAACGAGACGGAAACACACGGATCACAGCAGAAGCTGAAAATCTTGATCCTGGGTTTCATGGTTTTCACATTCATGAAGAAGGTGTATGCGAACCTGATGCCGAAGAAGGCCCGTTTGATACCGCGGAAGGGCACTATTCGCCGGAGGATAACGAGCATGGAGAGCATGCCGGCGATTTACCTCCCCTCTATGTCAAAGAAGATGGGGCAGTGGAAATGTCGATAGAAAGTGACCGCTTTACTCCCGATGAACTGGTGGAAGAAGAAACAGCCATGATCATTCATAGTAACCCGGATAATTTTGCCCATATCCCGGATCGCTACACTTCCGAGGAACAAGACGAATCCGGTCCGGATGAAGATACGCTCGATACCGGAGACGCGGGAGATCGCGTTGCCTGTGCAGTCATTGAAACACCGTAA
- a CDS encoding glycoside hydrolase domain-containing protein, translating to MLECVTDNYGDPAVWGRYLGENEGVSYGITDEEIDLLQANDIQTLVIWNHTTDVTGYDHGQNEAEEAIEMAREYDIIEEVALFINVEPIYPVDAAFILGWHDALTDSEYESGIYGLFDPDEEIYPAFEAAADENDDLLDEMYVWSSSPNVGITAEEEAPAYDPDYPDGALLAGWQYGLDDEICNIDTNIFDGNVLDAVW from the coding sequence ATGCTGGAATGTGTCACTGATAATTATGGGGACCCTGCCGTGTGGGGGCGTTACCTCGGTGAAAATGAAGGCGTCTCTTACGGGATAACCGATGAAGAAATCGACTTATTGCAGGCCAATGATATTCAAACGCTTGTAATTTGGAACCATACGACGGATGTTACCGGCTATGACCACGGACAAAACGAAGCCGAAGAAGCGATAGAAATGGCAAGAGAGTACGATATTATCGAAGAGGTGGCTCTTTTCATAAACGTAGAGCCAATATATCCGGTGGACGCCGCGTTCATTCTAGGCTGGCATGATGCGCTCACGGATTCCGAATATGAGTCCGGCATCTACGGCTTGTTTGATCCTGATGAAGAGATTTATCCCGCCTTTGAAGCAGCCGCCGATGAAAACGACGACTTACTCGATGAAATGTACGTTTGGTCCTCCTCGCCAAACGTAGGCATCACTGCAGAGGAAGAGGCACCGGCATATGACCCTGATTATCCGGATGGTGCGTTGCTCGCCGGTTGGCAATACGGACTGGATGATGAGATTTGCAACATTGATACGAATATTTTTGATGGGAATGTGCTAGATGCCGTTTGGTAA
- the rpmA gene encoding 50S ribosomal protein L27 gives MLNMDLQFFAQKKGVGSTKNGRDSIAKRLGAKRGDGQNVTGGSILVRQRGTKIHPGENVGKGGDDTLFAKIDGVVKFERVDKKRKRVSVYAKEA, from the coding sequence ATGCTTAACATGGACTTGCAATTTTTCGCTCAGAAAAAAGGGGTAGGGAGCACGAAAAACGGCCGTGACTCGATTGCGAAACGCCTCGGCGCAAAAAGAGGCGACGGTCAAAACGTGACGGGAGGCTCCATCCTTGTTCGCCAGCGTGGCACAAAAATCCACCCCGGTGAAAACGTCGGTAAAGGTGGCGATGATACATTGTTCGCCAAAATCGACGGCGTTGTAAAATTTGAGCGTGTGGATAAAAAGCGCAAACGCGTGAGTGTATACGCGAAAGAAGCATAA
- a CDS encoding ribosomal-processing cysteine protease Prp, whose translation MIRMTIVRDEADHTIQSFTLSGHANAADYGEDIVCAGVSAVAIGTVNAIEALCAAPLDLDSEGDGGYMHGAIPDTWSGREAEDGQLLLEGMLVAINGIQDSYGDFIKVTEKYKEV comes from the coding sequence ATGATAAGAATGACGATCGTTCGCGATGAAGCAGATCATACCATTCAATCATTCACATTATCCGGCCACGCAAATGCCGCTGATTACGGTGAGGACATCGTTTGTGCAGGTGTATCAGCAGTTGCGATTGGCACGGTTAACGCCATTGAAGCCCTGTGTGCCGCACCCCTCGATTTGGATAGCGAGGGGGATGGCGGTTACATGCATGGGGCTATCCCCGACACATGGAGTGGCCGTGAAGCGGAAGACGGCCAATTGTTGTTGGAAGGCATGCTCGTAGCCATCAATGGCATCCAGGATTCGTATGGAGATTTTATAAAAGTGACGGAAAAATATAAGGAGGTGTAG
- the rplU gene encoding 50S ribosomal protein L21: MYAIIETGGKQIKVEEGQSIFVEKLPAEAGEEVTFDKVLLVGGDETKVGAPYVDGAQVAGKVEKNDKGKKIIVYKFKRRKGYRRKQGHRQPYTKVTIGSIQS, encoded by the coding sequence GTGTACGCAATTATTGAGACAGGCGGAAAGCAAATCAAAGTCGAAGAAGGTCAATCCATTTTTGTTGAAAAACTGCCGGCAGAGGCCGGAGAGGAAGTCACCTTCGATAAAGTGCTTTTGGTTGGCGGCGACGAAACAAAAGTAGGCGCTCCTTATGTGGACGGCGCACAAGTAGCTGGAAAAGTCGAAAAGAACGACAAAGGCAAGAAAATTATTGTATATAAATTTAAGCGTCGCAAAGGCTATCGTCGTAAACAAGGCCATCGTCAGCCATATACCAAAGTCACGATCGGCAGCATTCAATCATAA
- a CDS encoding M50 family metallopeptidase, producing MINLLLLVRVHPLFWFVVALGIATGYFRELLMLFVIVCFHELGHAVAAKYFGWRLRKIELLPFGGVAETEEYGNRPYREELIVILAGPFQHLILMAFSWIAVSLFPFWTTSDHEAFLFHNSALLFFNLLPLWPLDGGKLLQLITCKFLPFREAQTWTLRFSFGFLMIVALITALFYPMHLQWWVILVFLSVCHYLEWRQQPYGFLRFLLERRLLANQREKKNILIHVSSKESIHAALRRLHKDKQTVYKIKETGHLIEERDLLDHWFQTRESHVSIGTLAHL from the coding sequence TTGATTAATCTTCTGTTGCTCGTCCGTGTGCATCCCCTGTTTTGGTTTGTGGTCGCGCTAGGCATCGCGACGGGTTATTTTCGCGAACTGCTTATGCTATTTGTGATTGTCTGTTTCCACGAGCTTGGCCATGCTGTCGCCGCAAAATATTTCGGTTGGCGCTTGCGAAAAATTGAACTGCTTCCATTCGGGGGGGTCGCGGAGACAGAGGAATATGGAAATCGTCCTTACCGGGAAGAACTCATCGTTATCCTGGCCGGGCCGTTTCAACACCTTATTCTTATGGCCTTCTCCTGGATTGCTGTTAGCCTCTTCCCTTTTTGGACAACCAGCGATCATGAAGCCTTTCTTTTTCATAACAGCGCACTCTTATTTTTTAATTTATTGCCGCTATGGCCATTGGATGGAGGGAAACTTCTCCAGCTGATCACTTGCAAGTTTTTGCCGTTTCGGGAAGCGCAAACATGGACGCTTCGTTTTTCCTTCGGTTTTCTTATGATCGTCGCTTTAATCACAGCCCTTTTTTATCCGATGCATTTACAGTGGTGGGTGATCCTGGTATTTCTCTCTGTATGCCATTACTTGGAATGGCGACAACAACCATACGGGTTTTTGCGTTTCCTATTGGAAAGACGCTTGCTTGCAAACCAAAGGGAGAAAAAAAACATATTGATCCACGTATCTTCCAAGGAAAGTATTCACGCGGCATTGCGACGCCTGCATAAAGACAAGCAAACGGTGTATAAAATTAAAGAAACGGGCCATTTGATTGAGGAAAGGGATTTGCTCGACCATTGGTTCCAAACACGGGAAAGCCACGTTTCCATCGGCACGCTGGCACACTTGTAA
- a CDS encoding M23 family metallopeptidase codes for MSRDIDRVRKQLSKKRKQEPAGKKDPIPTSKNEKPFYGYYPSREEMNEHEPEFYLWRDQDNKQSSSPRKEKMKQRFFIQWLGALACFLLTAMIVQTNVPLSADTKQTAVNLYENEFQFATVSNWYEEQFGRPLALFPEEQSYESELVGSEGYALPAAGAGIAESFSENGRAIVLETMEDEEVIATRGGVVIQASADEDWGQVVVVQHEDGTEAWYGTLDSIDVGLYDHVEAGALLGEVMSDEDGEGGRFTFAIRENEEYIDPNEVMTFD; via the coding sequence ATGAGCCGGGATATTGATCGGGTGCGAAAACAATTATCCAAGAAGCGAAAGCAGGAACCGGCGGGGAAAAAAGATCCGATACCGACATCGAAAAATGAAAAGCCATTTTATGGGTACTATCCAAGTCGTGAAGAAATGAATGAACATGAGCCCGAATTTTATCTATGGAGAGATCAAGATAACAAACAATCATCAAGTCCTCGTAAAGAAAAAATGAAACAACGTTTTTTCATTCAGTGGTTGGGAGCGCTTGCTTGTTTTTTACTGACGGCGATGATTGTTCAAACGAACGTTCCATTGTCGGCAGATACGAAACAAACAGCGGTGAACTTGTATGAAAATGAATTTCAATTTGCAACCGTGTCAAATTGGTATGAAGAACAATTTGGGCGTCCACTCGCCCTTTTTCCGGAAGAACAGAGCTATGAATCTGAACTTGTTGGTTCCGAGGGATATGCCTTGCCGGCCGCGGGAGCAGGCATTGCTGAAAGTTTTTCGGAAAATGGCCGCGCTATCGTTCTTGAAACGATGGAAGATGAGGAGGTCATCGCTACTCGCGGCGGGGTCGTCATACAGGCGAGTGCCGATGAAGATTGGGGACAGGTCGTTGTTGTTCAACATGAGGATGGGACGGAAGCATGGTATGGCACTTTGGATTCCATTGATGTTGGTTTATATGATCATGTGGAGGCCGGTGCCTTATTGGGAGAGGTGATGAGTGATGAGGATGGGGAAGGTGGACGTTTTACATTTGCGATACGGGAAAATGAGGAATATATTGATCCTAACGAAGTGATGACATTTGATTAA
- the minD gene encoding septum site-determining protein MinD produces MGEAIVITSGKGGVGKTTTSANIGTALALQGKQVCLLDTDIGLRNLDVVMGLENRIIYDLVDVLEERCKVQQALIRDKRFDCLHLLPAAQTKEKSAVTPEQMEEIVHALKPDYDYLIIDSPAGIEHGFRIAVAGADQAIVVTTPDTSAVRDADRIIGLLEQEDIPSPKLIVNRVRTSASKDVSEDMLDVDDVAATLAVDLLGIVFDDENVIRAANKGEPVATTPNTSSSLAYRNIARRILGESVPLLSIEPKKGFFAKVKKLFGIEA; encoded by the coding sequence GTGGGAGAGGCTATCGTCATCACATCAGGGAAAGGCGGCGTCGGGAAAACGACGACATCGGCGAATATTGGGACGGCTTTGGCATTGCAAGGAAAACAGGTTTGCTTGCTCGATACCGATATTGGACTGCGGAACCTTGATGTTGTTATGGGGCTGGAAAACCGAATCATTTATGATCTGGTAGATGTTCTGGAAGAACGCTGTAAAGTCCAACAAGCGTTAATCCGGGATAAACGTTTCGATTGTCTGCACTTGCTTCCCGCGGCGCAAACGAAGGAAAAATCAGCAGTCACGCCGGAGCAAATGGAAGAAATTGTTCATGCATTGAAACCGGATTATGATTACTTAATTATCGACTCCCCGGCCGGTATCGAGCATGGGTTTCGCATTGCGGTAGCCGGTGCCGATCAAGCGATCGTTGTTACTACCCCCGATACATCAGCTGTCCGCGATGCCGATCGCATTATCGGTTTATTGGAACAAGAGGACATCCCTTCACCGAAACTGATTGTGAATCGTGTTCGTACAAGTGCATCGAAAGATGTTTCAGAAGATATGTTGGATGTGGACGACGTCGCTGCCACGTTGGCCGTTGACCTTCTCGGCATTGTCTTTGATGATGAGAATGTTATACGTGCCGCTAATAAAGGCGAACCCGTGGCAACAACTCCGAATACATCCTCCTCACTCGCGTATCGAAACATTGCCAGGCGCATTCTCGGGGAATCCGTCCCCCTCCTTTCCATTGAACCAAAAAAAGGATTTTTTGCGAAGGTAAAAAAATTATTCGGGATTGAAGCATAA
- a CDS encoding septum site-determining protein MinC, translated as MKTGYSNQFVTIKGTKEGLIVHLDDRCAYSELMSELRAKMMENMNGNDQSKEVHVRVHVGKRYVDDGQREEIRSTIEQSGAIIVSEIVSDVITMAEAMKIKEDNQIQSYPRLVRSGQVLRVKGDALILGDVNPGGTVEATGDVYVLGALKGTARAGTEGNDEAVVAAAILVPSQMMIADHLYLTELTREELAKEATYAWPRYAHVEKEQQSILFQTISSLAELRKQRNTEKE; from the coding sequence GTGAAAACGGGCTATTCAAATCAGTTCGTAACGATTAAAGGCACAAAAGAAGGGCTCATCGTTCATCTTGATGATCGGTGCGCCTATTCGGAACTCATGAGCGAGCTAAGAGCGAAAATGATGGAAAACATGAATGGGAACGACCAAAGCAAAGAAGTTCATGTACGCGTCCATGTAGGCAAGCGCTACGTGGATGACGGGCAGCGGGAAGAGATCCGTTCCACCATTGAGCAGTCTGGCGCGATCATCGTTAGCGAAATTGTCTCTGATGTGATCACAATGGCGGAAGCCATGAAAATAAAGGAAGATAACCAAATCCAATCGTATCCACGTCTCGTTCGTTCCGGCCAAGTGCTGCGTGTGAAAGGAGACGCTCTAATTCTCGGAGATGTTAATCCCGGAGGGACGGTTGAAGCTACCGGAGATGTGTACGTGCTGGGAGCTTTGAAAGGAACCGCCCGTGCCGGCACGGAAGGGAATGATGAAGCGGTGGTCGCGGCCGCGATATTGGTGCCTTCCCAGATGATGATTGCAGATCATTTATACTTAACCGAATTAACTCGTGAGGAATTGGCGAAAGAAGCTACGTACGCGTGGCCCCGTTATGCACATGTGGAAAAGGAACAACAATCGATCCTATTTCAAACGATTAGCAGTTTAGCGGAGTTACGAAAACAGCGAAATACAGAAAAAGAATAA
- the mreD gene encoding rod shape-determining protein MreD, which produces MRYLLPILIAVAFLIEGTWFQILVPPTDEFVWVPRFAFVMIVIISIYKGALTGFIYGGITGLFQDVVYSSLIGVYMFSYGLIAYISGVSSESVKTKPLLVLVVIVLAVSGLEILTYGIYHGIGYASVPFGDFAWQRWMPSVLLNGAFGILIMIPMRKIFNKLEREDRFKKASL; this is translated from the coding sequence ATGCGTTATTTGCTCCCTATCCTCATCGCTGTTGCATTTTTAATTGAAGGAACATGGTTTCAGATATTGGTCCCGCCTACAGATGAATTTGTATGGGTTCCGCGCTTCGCGTTTGTGATGATTGTTATTATATCCATATACAAGGGCGCGTTAACAGGTTTTATTTATGGGGGGATCACGGGTCTTTTTCAAGATGTGGTCTATTCGTCATTAATAGGCGTTTATATGTTCTCCTATGGCTTAATTGCTTATATAAGCGGTGTCTCCTCCGAATCTGTAAAAACGAAACCATTGCTCGTGTTGGTGGTGATTGTCCTTGCTGTTAGCGGCTTGGAGATCTTGACTTACGGCATCTATCACGGGATTGGCTATGCATCGGTTCCCTTCGGTGATTTTGCCTGGCAACGTTGGATGCCCTCCGTGTTATTAAACGGTGCTTTTGGTATTTTAATCATGATCCCGATGCGAAAAATTTTCAATAAATTGGAGCGCGAAGATCGGTTTAAAAAGGCATCGTTATAG